The genomic interval ggagtggggaaaaggagaaggaggctgaaGCTGGTGGCGCtgggaagagaggagaggaaggcgggCGGCTGGAGGAAAGCCCGAAGACGGTGAGGGCTGCTGATGTTGGGCAATGAGGTTGTCTCTTGtggggaggtgctggttgtggttgggtttTGCTAGGTCTTGGGGCTGGAACGGTGACAAGGTCTCGACTATCATGACCTGCGGCTTCATCAGACCTGTTGGTGATCTACCATCAAATCAGCCTTCATCAGCCTCCTCAAGAGCGACACAAGGGGTATTTCTTTCGGAGTTGGAACATTTGGCAtagcgttgttgttgtttgtttgttggctTGGGCAAGCGGCGTGGGTTTGAACGGAAGAGATGAAAGACGATCACGAGGTCAAGAAAGACATGCATTTCATACACgatcattatcatcatcacgataccccccttttttttaatCTCGAACACTTCCTCATTTCCACaaaaagtatataaagtGCATAGCATGTAATTATCATAATAGCCCACTACACCTCTACTTGTAATCATCTAATCCTAGTATAATTTCCACTCCTCTACATAGGTCGTATGAGTAGCTCTGGAAACGTTAGCAGTGTGGTACACGAGTATGTTTGCACGTGCAAAATGACAGTTTTATAAGTCAATCACGCAGCTTTGGGGCCGGAGATCCTTGTGGTCAGCAGCCATTGGTGTAACATTTGTTCAAATCTTCAGCCCAGGTCAGAGTTGAGGCTAGCCCACGCCGTCGGCGAGTGTAGATCTTGGTAGAAAATTGGTCTCTTTGTGGATATCTCATCTCATTGGCAAACTGCCGTCTGGGCTGTGAAGTGTGGTTACGCAATTCATCGGTGATAGCAAACGTGAGTTGTTCGTTGGAACCTCGTGTTCAGGGCAGCTCCCAAGCACTTTGGGCTGCGTCTCTTCTTGGCGGTGCACCGCCGCAGGAAGAAGCCCAGGGACGGCGAAAACTTGCCCGGAGTTCGGGCATGACAAGATGATGGCACTACAGAGCTGATGAGGTCAGAGGAACCGTTCACAAAAACCACTGGGGACTATCGGTCAAAATGCATTCCAGAGCCAGACATTACCCTGcaggttggtgaggatgaccACCACTCCTGTTCCTAATGCGGCAGTCAAAGGTGTGTGTAAGCGTGCCAGCAGCGGTCCAATCCAATATGCCTTGGATGTCTTGATTACATGTGCGAGTTCATCCGCGAGGAAGCTTCGCCATAAAGTTGCAGGATTTGATCTGCTCTCAATGAATTGCCCGAGGACTTTCTCTGGGCGCCGGGTTTGCAGATTAGTTGTTGTTCTGCCTTTTGGTAGGTGGTGCTGCGCCTCACAAACCTGTCTGAATAGGAGGCCGTGGTGTAGGACGGGAGGGATCGCCAATAAGCGGAAGGGGCCATGCATCGGGACTTCCCAATAGCGAACCGGGGGTTGTCAGTGCTACCTCTCAGCCTGGCGAGTTTGAGACCCAGCATCTGGATGGTACGTGAAATCTGCCGTGCCTCTAACTATAGACAGACCATGCATGTCCTACCCCCTTGCTCGTGAATTGTCCCGATTGACGTCTTTCCTTCCATAGCTGAAGTGCTGTCTGGGTGTATATTATCGTCCGACCTACCCCACCTCCTGTGAGGTTGTCTGGTTTACTCGCTATAGTGATACCACCTTGGTCCTGGCAGTTTGTGGTCGCTTGAACAAAATGGCCCCTTTTGCTCTTGTTACTACTTCTATACTTGATACCCGTGGTGACAAGACCCCAGATACCACGGATAACGCTGTGATATGGATAGTGGTCTCCATCGTTGCCGGCACTATTGGTGTCGTGACAGCCCTTACTACACTCGTCGTCTGCTACACCAAGCGTCATCAATACaaaaaggcaaaggcaagaGACCCGTATCTGAGCCGCGAAGAGTTCAGCAGGAAGAGAAAGCTGAGCGCAAATGACTTGttcaaagaggaggagactTGGAGGGGGCATATGATCCGCAAGTCTCTCGCCAGCCGGTCAACAAATACCATCGaccagcagccacagcagcatcaaccaGAACcgcaacggcagcaacaacatcaagaacTGGAACATGTGCCAGGATCagaccagcagcagcaaccgctATCTCCCGCAGCGCTCTCAACAGCAGCGACCATCAATCAGATCGACCAGCAGATTTCCGAGATGGAGCGAAAAGAATCCACGAGGCTGAAGGAAGACTGGAAGAGGTGGGAAGCCCAGGTTCGACATGAACGGTCTGCTTCAGGGGAACAGCATCCAGCCATAGCGGCATCCAACAGTGTACCTATCATCGCTGTCCCTACGCCGCCAAAGCATCGATCCCACAACCGAGTATCGTTCCCAGAGTTGCGCCCAGAGCCGCTGAGGCCCCCGCCAAGAAATCCTGCCCGGTGTCAGCCGAGTAATGGTGGATGAGGGTATAAGCGtaggaaagaagaaaatggGAAAGAAAACGAAGATGCCGAGATTCATCAAGTATAGCTACAGTCTCCTCTCGAGGCTTCGAGCGCCGTGGCCATTGCAGCCTCACAGAGGTTGCGTGGTAGTCTGCGAGGAATTCTATCAGAAGACAGTTGGCTGATGCACAAGCCTCATTTGTGAAGCATGTATGCATATGATAGACACTGAGAGACCAGCTTGGTGGCTTGAAGTATAGTGCACCGCGTACTGGCAGAAGAAAGTGCTGGAAGGATCGCGAAGAGGGAGAACGGAGACGCCAATCTGGTGAATGAGAGCCAATCCAAGAGCAGAAGTTGATAGGACAAATGATGAGAGGGGATTGCATAGATAGTGAAACAAACCAGATTTCATTCATCAAGCTGCATCTGCCAACCTCTAGAGTGAactgttgatggtgagagCAACAAGTGTGGCCATCCCAAAGAGTGGAAGACAGCCTCATCAGGTTATCTGGAGCCCGACGATCCGGCAGCCAATGGAAGCGCTCGACCAGCCCCGCCCATAAGGCTGCAAGGTCCGGTTCCGCCTGGTTCTTCAGTCATTGGCTGACTCAGCGATTTCACTTTCATTTACTTGGCGCCATCGCCCCACAGGGACCTGCCTGCCTGTCCGAGGATTTAGCAGCGGCCAACGTCAGTTTCACCAGTCGCCGACTTTCCTGTCAACCACAACTTTCTTTGACGTTGTTCTGGTCAACAGTGTCGTCCACGATCACTCTTTGCACCCTCAAACACCCAAGCATCGCCTTCAAAGTTGAGATATCCCCTCCCTAGCCAAGACCAGCACCGATATCATCGACTGCGCAATCAATCTCGAGTCCGGCCCTCGTTGACCGCACAGTCGGGGCGGCACTCTTCGGGCTTCTCCGTAGAACCGCAAACCGCTGCTTGCAAACAGCAACCCGGGCTGTTTCCTCATCGCCGCTACTTTCAATCAAAGCTACAAGTTGCGCGGCTTCTGGCGGTCATTCAACAAACCGCCTCCAACCTTAACAGCCTGACGGATCCTTTTCCCCCCGAAGTCATCTATTCTACCTACGACTGCATCAATCAACATGTCGGCCCTttatcctccccatccctcctcggcttccGGCGAGTACAAGGAGGACTTGAACGCCATCCTCATGTGCGCCGAGTGCAAAGAGTTTCCGCCTAACTTGATCGAGGAATTCTCATCGGGCGACATGGTTTGCGAGTCTTGTGGATTGGTCCTGGGTGAGCGTATTATTGATACGCGCTCCGAGTGGCGGACATTCTCGAATGATGACCAGGGTAACGATGACCCTTCTCGTGTTGGTGACGGTCCCAATTTGATGATCGACGGCGATCAACTGCAAACGACAATCGCTTTCGACGGCAAAGGTGCAAAGAACCTGTCCCATCTTCAAAATAAGATGACGAACGACAAGGGCTCCAAGCAACTGCTCAATGCGTATCGGGATATTCAAAGCTTTACCGACAGCATCAACACGGGTACCCAAGTTGCAAATGCTGCGAAGCACATTTACAAGTTGGTCGATGATGCCAAGGCCCTCAAGGGTAAATCACAAGAAGCGATTATCGCCGGATGCATCTTCATCGCCTGTCGACAAGCAAATGCTGACCGTACTTTCCGTGAGATTTATCGCCTCACCAAGGTCtccaagaaggagattggCCGCGTCTTCAAGCAGCTTGAGACCTTCCTGCAGAAGGCCGGCGGTGCCGATGACATTACCAAGGCTGGGCCATTCAACCAGACCTACCAGGCCAAGGCCTCTACTACTGCTGTCGGGCTGTGCGCTCGGTATTGCAGCAACATGGGTTTCCGCAACCCGGTCagggtggaggatgtcgcGAGACGTCTTGCCAAGAAGTCGCAACAGGTGGCTGACCTCGCTGGTCGTTCTCCCTTGTCGGTTGCGGCTGCGTGCATCTACATGGCCTCGCATTTGGTTGGAGAACCCAAGGCCTCCAAGGAAATCGCTGGTGTGGCTGGCGTCAGTGATGGTACGGTGAAGACGGCTTATCGCTACCTTTACCAGGCCAAGGATGCTCTCCTTACCAAGGAGGAATTTCCAGACGACATGCCCGATGCTTCCAAGCTCCCGGCCAACTAGGAGAAAGTCGGCTCAAAGGAGCCTCTGGCGATTTAACCAGCGTCATTACCACCGCCATTTTGTTCGCGGAGATCCGAATTGGTCTCAAGAAGTCGATATTTTAGGATCAACCAGTTGCGGATCGATACATGGCACACTACGTCTTATTCTTCCTCCGAACCGATACCGTGGTAAAAGCGGTGCCACCTATCCGGGGAAGCCTGGATCAGACTTCAATCTTCAGGAGCGGTGCTCAGTTCACAAAGGCCGAGAGGCCTGGACTCTTCTGGCGCATTTGCACGCCCACAGCACTTTTCACCATCAATCGGCGTTCTCTCCATTTGCCCTCTCCTCGCTTTTTTATTAATGTGCATCAACAGTGGGACATGGCGTTCAGGATGGAGGCTGGTTAGTATGCCCGAGTTTAGCGGCATCAAGATTACGGGAGATAGCTTGGTCAAACAGAACGCAGTTGGGATTCTTCTCTTTAATCACTGTCTGGAAATGTGCGCTAtgctgttttgttttgctgttgTGGAAGTAAATTTATCATGTCTTTTCACTTTTCACTGCATTTATAGAGTAATAATCTCACGATACCACACAGATTTATTTCTATTGATTGTTTATCTATCAatccaaccctcccaacaTGCTATTTGCTGTTGAGATCTCTCTTGACAGTGTAAAGTTGCACAGTGTGGACGGTGCCAAGAAGTGACAGCTGCCAAGCCCCTTGGGCCCCACATGGTCCCAGCGACAAATGGCAAGGTCCAAAATCCAAGCTGGCCGTGTCAATCGCGTCTTCCACAAGCAGCCGCCTCCCTCGTTATCATATCTGAGTGTCGCAACTTTTCCCCAGGACTGCACCGTTTAAAGAGCAAGTCAGCACCGAGGAGCAAACAATCATCCAGATCGCCCCAATAGACGTCGACATGCCCTCTCGGCGATCCGGTCGTGCTGCGGCCAAACGCGCTCAGCAAGCGCTTGGTAAGTAATTCACTTCAACAAGTCGCACTCCAAAGCTCCTTCTCTCTTCTAGTCACAGTCTTGGTCCCAATCCCAGTCCCAGTCCAAACTAGGGGCATCCgatccccaccaccacattgTGGCATACCTTTATCCTGCACTCTGGACACTGCCTTTGACCATCAGGTTGCTAACCAGCAATCTACCATGCCTACAGAAAGCACCCCCAAGAATTTCGAGGGActcgacgacgaagacgagccCATGCCCGATGTCGATGCCGATGTCGAGgccgatgaggatgttgaacCCCCGCAAGatgcagaagaggagggtgacaAGGACGAAGACTCTGTtgccgaagaggaagaggaggtagcccaagaggaagaggaagagaagtcgccctcacccccacccgAGCCCGtcatccgccgccgtcgcctcGGCAGGCCCCCGAAGAATCGCCCGCCTGACTGGGACCAGCTTCCCATTGAGCGCCCCAATGCCGACTCGGATACTCCCCGTCGCCGTGGCagagggggttggcgaggCCGTGGTGGTCGCAAAGGCCAATACTCGGCACCCACAACACAGTCGATCGATAAAGACGGTACTGTCTTGGATATCGTCAACGACGAGGTCGACCTTCCCGAAGATCCTGAGggtgagaagaaggtggacaAACTGGGCAACCTTCAGGATGGTCGTGAATACCGCTGCCGCACCTTCACCGTTGCCGGCCGCGGCGATCGTCTCTACATGCTCTCCACCGAGCCTGCCAGATGTGTCGGTTTCCGCGATTCTTACTTGTTCTTCACCAAGCACAAGAAGCTCTTCAAAATTATCGTTAATGACGAGGAGAAGCGCGACATGATCGAACGCGATATCATCCCACATTCCTACAAAGGTCGCAGCATAGGAATCGTGACAGCGAGGTCCGTGTTCCGCGAATTCGGCGCTTTGATCATTGTCGGCGGACGGAGAATCATCGACGACTACAACGTCGCGGCAGTTCGTGAGGatggggctgttgagggcGAGTTGGCGGATCCTAACGACATTTACGACCCTTCGCAGCCTTACAACAAGAACCAATACGTTGCCTGGCATGGCGCCAGCGCGGTGTACCACTCCAATGCACCTACTGTTCCGCAGCAAAACGCCAAGGTCGACACGAAGAAACGTAGAGTGGCCGTCAACGACATGAATTGGCAACTTGAGCACGCCCGTGAGGCGAGGTATGTATACTCGCTTACCCGACACCTGTCTCCCGCCCGCCACTGACACCTGAACAGCCAATACAACAGCATCCTGACCGATATGCGCCGCCAGAATGTCAAGGGGGTTTACAACGTCATGACCAACTTGATGCACTATCCCCGCATCTCCCAGCCAACCCACGCCAGAATCGAACAGGTTTTCGACAGCGGCAAAGGCGAGGACGCCGAAGAGAGCAGCACATTTCCTCCGCTTGAGCCGTCCATCTCTCGGAACTTTCTGGTCATGGATACCTACATGGAGACGCCCCCGGCCGGCATCTCGCCAGCCGCCTACGAAGTGCCATTCCGCACGTCCCGTGCTGACTACGAAGCTTCAGCAGCTGCCGACCCTCTAGCACCATTTCGAGGACTTTCGGTTATATCTGACGACATCATTGCCGAGTTGCCCCCGGACTGCCGGGCTGCTTTCGACAAGGCCAGACAAGAAGAGGTCGACTGGTTTAACAAGTGGGGCGATGAAGCCAAGAATACTTCAAGACGTGAGCCAATTGTGGACAAGGCCATTGTGCCGTATCCTGTGATGATGCATTAATTCATGTTTGGAGGAAGTTTTTGTAACTaatcttttttcttttttccctttcttttttaGTTCTGGGCTCTGGGTTTAATACTTTGACTTCTGCGTCTGACTTTGTTGGTCTGCACGAGGGGGAATATAGCCCCGGTATTTTTGCCAGTTTGGAGCAGCCTATTTCTGCTGAGGGCGCCCAGGGGGCTGGGACACTTTGGCCTCGTCCGCAGGCTCATTATCAGGCTGCTCCCGCCGCAGGGTTCACGGATCAGGAGTGGGCGGGTCTGGGGGACCATGGGAGAGCGCAGTTCAGCGTTTAGGAAAGACCTGTGCCCTTTGGTCCCCAGGCCGTTCCTTTCGAGAACACCAACATTGCATCCCAAGGCTTTCCTGTCGAGAACACCAATAACGCTACCGAGACGAAGCCACCGGCCAAGAGGAAGCGTCAGCGAACCAAGAAGGATGCTGTTCCTGAGCCTCCTGCAGTTCGTGGTGACTTGTTTCTCGATGCCGCCAGCGGCCTGGTTCCAGTTTCTGCTGGGTCAAAGAGGCGAAGGGGCCGTCCTGCTGTTTCGGCTCACAGCGTTGTCCCTAATGCTCAATCTACCCCCGGCCTGCCTCTGCTTTCGCCTGCTCCTGCCAAACACTATGGTGCTGGGGTCTTGAACGGTCACGACTCGGTATCAAGCATGATAGGGGCCCGGTTTGCGTCTGAAGCACAGTCTATTGCTCAGTCTGTTCCCAACTTGCTGGTACTTGCGCCCGCCCCGCCCAACATCCATGGCCATGGGGTTCTGAACGGTCACGACACGGTATCGAGCATGCCTGGGGCCCAGTTTGCCTCTGAGGTACCGCCTGCTCTGTTGAGTGGCAACGCTATGCCTAATGCTCAGTCTTCCACTGGTCTGACGGTTCTTGCGCCTGCGCCGCCCAACAACCATGGCCATGGTCTTTTAAACGGCCACGACACGGTATCGAGCATGCTTGGGGCTCAGTTTGCAGCTGAGGCAGCGCCTGCTGTTCCGGCGCCGTCGTCCAATGTTGCAGCCGGGTTCCTGAACGGTCACGACACTGTGTCTAGCATGATCGCGGCTCAGATTCACTCTGGGGTGATGCCTACTCCGTTGCCGGATTTGGCTGCTACTATGCGGCCGAGCCCGAGGAAGAGGCGTTAAGTTCAGGTCCTAGGGTCTTTGTATGTACTATCACGGGATTTGCGTGGcgttgttgggtttggttttCTAATTTCTGTTTTTCATTTCCGCCAGGTTCTTTTGATTTTCAGGGTGGCCTCTAGTCAGGAGACTTTGGCATTTTCTTTCTGATTTGGGACTACAAGAAGGCATTTACTTGGGGAAAGAAGAGCTATGGGCGTTGTATCGGGAGGGACTTATTGTTTGGGAAATgcggaaaagaaaatggaggggaggaaaatTTGTTGGCTTATGTTGGAGTCTCTCTCCCATATTCGGGCTCCCTGTGTGGTTGTGAGTGGAATGATGAGCACAACGCATGATAAAGGGAGGGCTACAGGGAGATGTGTGGACTGTGGATGGGAGGAAATGGATAGGCAGGGGGGGATTTAGATGGGGAATGGATGTTGTGCTAGTGTATGTGGGTGTTGCCCTGGGATCAATTTCTGTGCCGACTTTGTGAGGGATATGTATGGTCAAGAATTATACTGATGATAGACTTGAGAGACGCTCTCTGTCAAAAGAGTAAATGTTGATTCTAACCCCCAGCAGCTGTTTGACTTGCCATGTGGCGTGTACAGTACAAAATACTGAGATGTCTAGACGTTTTGAAGAGCAGAAATACGGAGAAGGAGCAAGAGTGTAGGGGTGAGTTTATGGAATATGACAGATCTGATATATACAGAGATGGAGGAAGCAGCAGATCATGCATTGTGTCTTGTCCCTCCGACTGTTGCCCTTCTGTCGTATTCAGTAAGGTTGCAAAACTATAAAGCATATGTGTAACTGTGCAGGATTGGGACCTGTCCAGCTCCATCAACTAGGTACCTTGATCATTTGAGGGCCTTCCACCGTTTCGAAGCTCCAAGATTCTGCGACTGGTAAGGGGGGTCCCAATCTCCAGACACTGACCACCATAAATATGCCAGAACTGTCGACTACGACACCGGCAGGGTACTCCCGCACAAGGCATTCGGGACCGAATGGTCGATAAAGGGGATTCCAAGAGTTCTTCTGGCGGCTGCCAAAATACGAATCATGCATCTCTGCCCAAGGCTTGCAGCTAGGTTGGTCTTTTGACGCGGGAGGATGGCATCCAATGGCCTAGAGGGCTCGATCGAGATCTTGCATTATCTgccttttttcccccttccccttcattTAGATGTTCCCTCATCCATGGGCTTGCCTACCCTCTGCTGTCTACCTACTGGGCTCTGTAAGTCCTTTGTGCAACAGCAAAAGTGCATGTGATGGATGTAATTTGTTGCCGATTTGAAGAGAGCGTGGTTCCAATCCCTTTCTGGCGGGATATGTCTTATCTCTGAGGCTCATCAGGGTAACGTTGTGAAGCCGTTGGAGGGTGCGGCCTGGAAATGTGTGTCCCTGCCATAGGCAGAGACTGAATCCTCAGGCACGGAAAGTGAAGCAAGCGTGAGGAAGTTTCGAGATGTTGATTCTAAGGAACCCCCCATGCCATGGACAGAACAACTGGCACTGTAAAAAGTCAAGGCAAGAGAGGATAGTATCCTGACCCACATATCAAAAGATAGTTAcgaggccttgaaagatagttaagAGGCCTTAAAAGATTTAAAAAGCCTATCTTTATCTAAACAGGTATAAGGTAAGTTGAGAGTTATTATACCTATCTATTACTGATTTGGAGTACCGGTTATCTTATCCACGACgtgcctacctacccagAAGCTACAGACAAACAAGTCTTCAAAACTGATTTGCATGTTGAAATTGAACAGATTGGATATGAAGCGCTTGTCACATGTCCGTCATACAAGCATTTGTTCTAGAGGGTGCGTGCGTGTCTTGACGACAGTCGTCTCGGCTACTGCAGGAGTTGATGCCTCAAGTTGCAGCTCTGATGCTCGGGATGCTTTGGGTTTATGCCatgcaggtggtggtgcttgcaGCGGAAATTCGTTCGCTGTGTCAACACCTCAGTGAGAGACTAACATTATGTGAACCTTTATGCGGCATAAATCCAAGATTGGGTACAATCGCCGTTCATATGATGGGTTATGATGAGGTCCTTCTACGTTGGGACTACATGTCGGCCTGGACATGTACCGACTCCGAACATTTGCATGGAGGAGAACTTCCAGCGTCTCTGATGGGAAAGCCGAAGTGGTCAATCCTGCAAAACGGTTTGAAAGGAAAGAAGGGTAGCAATCCCGAGCCTGATTTCCGTGTGTTGTGCCACTCCTCTCGTGACGAGTCCAGG from Podospora pseudoanserina strain CBS 124.78 chromosome 6, whole genome shotgun sequence carries:
- a CDS encoding hypothetical protein (EggNog:ENOG503PIM6) gives rise to the protein MAPFALVTTSILDTRGDKTPDTTDNAVIWIVVSIVAGTIGVVTALTTLVVCYTKRHQYKKAKARDPYLSREEFSRKRKLSANDLFKEEETWRGHMIRKSLASRSTNTIDQQPQQHQPEPQRQQQHQELEHVPGSDQQQQPLSPAALSTAATINQIDQQISEMERKESTRLKEDWKRWEAQVRHERSASGEQHPAIAASNSVPIIAVPTPPKHRSHNRVSFPELRPEPLRPPPRNPARCQPSNGG
- the SUA7 gene encoding transcription initiation factor IIB (BUSCO:EOG09262PAY; EggNog:ENOG503NU54; COG:K), yielding MSALYPPHPSSASGEYKEDLNAILMCAECKEFPPNLIEEFSSGDMVCESCGLVLGERIIDTRSEWRTFSNDDQGNDDPSRVGDGPNLMIDGDQLQTTIAFDGKGAKNLSHLQNKMTNDKGSKQLLNAYRDIQSFTDSINTGTQVANAAKHIYKLVDDAKALKGKSQEAIIAGCIFIACRQANADRTFREIYRLTKVSKKEIGRVFKQLETFLQKAGGADDITKAGPFNQTYQAKASTTAVGLCARYCSNMGFRNPVRVEDVARRLAKKSQQVADLAGRSPLSVAAACIYMASHLVGEPKASKEIAGVAGVSDGTVKTAYRYLYQAKDALLTKEEFPDDMPDASKLPAN
- the NPL6 gene encoding chromatin structure-remodeling complex subunit RSC7 (EggNog:ENOG503NVPY; COG:S) — translated: MPSRRSGRAAAKRAQQALESTPKNFEGLDDEDEPMPDVDADVEADEDVEPPQDAEEEGDKDEDSVAEEEEEVAQEEEEEKSPSPPPEPVIRRRRLGRPPKNRPPDWDQLPIERPNADSDTPRRRGRGGWRGRGGRKGQYSAPTTQSIDKDGTVLDIVNDEVDLPEDPEGEKKVDKLGNLQDGREYRCRTFTVAGRGDRLYMLSTEPARCVGFRDSYLFFTKHKKLFKIIVNDEEKRDMIERDIIPHSYKGRSIGIVTARSVFREFGALIIVGGRRIIDDYNVAAVREDGAVEGELADPNDIYDPSQPYNKNQYVAWHGASAVYHSNAPTVPQQNAKVDTKKRRVAVNDMNWQLEHAREASQYNSILTDMRRQNVKGVYNVMTNLMHYPRISQPTHARIEQVFDSGKGEDAEESSTFPPLEPSISRNFLVMDTYMETPPAGISPAAYEVPFRTSRADYEASAAADPLAPFRGLSVISDDIIAELPPDCRAAFDKARQEEVDWFNKWGDEAKNTSRREPIVDKAIVPYPVMMH